A portion of the Oncorhynchus clarkii lewisi isolate Uvic-CL-2024 chromosome 27, UVic_Ocla_1.0, whole genome shotgun sequence genome contains these proteins:
- the LOC139385535 gene encoding hypermethylated in cancer 1 protein-like isoform X2: protein MIIKGDLDRMAEEIGHPGGGLTTMLHAMEVPSHARHLLLQLNTQRTKGFLCDVIIVVQNALFRAHKNILAASSLYLKSLVVHDNLINLDHEMVSPGVFRVILDYIYTGRLTEGDPSSPTEPNLGAVLAAASYLQLLDLVALCKKKLRRNEKYPLRPTPAFLRYGKMGPNSLGLGGGGRYRVSTPVIQSCYPGGVGNTHTPRAPPLEELSMHPHATHAGELYAPISSQGPQVFPSTPSALPAQPSLRPAHSDRNCSPIYGLDLSKKSPNSQSQNTPSHPHLAHALPHNDEDREGGLSSRTSPMLGANGGAYPTEKMETADQAGSLPLHSYPHLNQPLGPHLPHLHRSSSQGPDHYPCPPSPDTPTEAGEPSREVGNIYRWVKHEPLSYTAEDEEDDEDEEEGGRNGDQDHQHHNHHHKAGEESDDRYRRVGCDGEDEKSGSGSEETGSSEGRPSPTGAMGRFHLPYEPESFGDNLYVCIPCDKGFPSSEQLNAHVETHTEEELYSGGEMGSSNSNPKNNSSNSNGNGSLGSLSYLEGKSSQSLTPGVLGEIIRPYRCNSCEKSYKDPATLRQHEKTHWLTRPYPCSICGKKFTQRGTMTRHMRSHLGLKPFACDHCGMRFTRQYRLTEHMRIHSGEKPYECQVCGGKFAQQRNLISHMKMHSSGGAGGALTADGKLKLDFAEGIYPLSKYAAEHLGLKQEKASELLAEHAIESLFPLSKLAAEHLRLNHHDKMDVLGIQALPPPPGSLSDSHSRIIDRYSPS from the exons ATGATCATTAAGGGAGACTTAGATCGGATGGCAGAAGAGATCGGGCATCCAG GTGGCGGTCTGACGACGATGCTCCATGCCATGGAAGTCCCAAGTCATGCTAGGCACCTCCTCCTGCAACTCAACACCCAGCGCACCAAGGGCTTCCTGTGTGATGTCATCATCGTGGTGCAGAATGCATTGTTCCGAGCCCACAAGAACATTCTGGCCGCCAGCAGCCTCTACCTGAAGTCCCTGGTCGTCCATGACAACCTCATCAACCTAGACCATGAGATGGTGAGTCCTGGGGTGTTCCGGGTCATTCTAGACTACATCTACACGGGCCGCCTGACCGAAGGAGACCCCAGCTCCCCAACAGAGCCCAACCTGGGGGCCGTGCTGGCTGCAGCTAGCTATCTGCAGCTACTGGACTTAGTGGCGTTGTGTAAGAAGAAGCTGAGGAGAAATGAGAAGTACCCTCTCCGCCCCACTCCTGCCTTTTTGCGCTATGGGAAGATGGGCCCCAATAGTTTGGGTTTAGGGGGAGGGGGCAGGTATCGGGTGTCCACCCCTGTTATTCAGTCCTGCTACCCAGGTGGAGTTGGGAACACCCACACGCCCCGAGCCCCACCACTAGAGGAGCTGTCGATGCACCCCCATGCCACCCATGCAGGGGAGTTGTATGCCCCCATCTCTTCACAGGGCCCTCAGGTGTTCCCCTCCACACCCTCAGCCCTGCCTGCCCAGCCCAGCCTGCGCCCAGCTCACTCTGACAGGAACTGCTCCCCCATCTATGGCCTGGACCTCTCCAAGAAGAGTCCCAACTCCCAGTCCCAGAACACGCCCTCCCACCCCCACCTGGCTCATGCCCTGCCCCACAACGATGAGGATCGGGAGGgggggctgagcagccgcactAGCCCCATGCTGGGGGCCAACGGCGGGGCCTACCCCACAGAAAAGATGGAAACGGCTGATCAGGCTGGGTCTCTCCCTCTTCACTCCTACCCCCACCTCAACCAGCCCCTTGGGCCCCACCTGCCCCACCTCCACCGCTCCAGCTCCCAAGGTCCAGACCACTACCCCTGCCCCCCCAGCCCTGACACCCCCACAGAGGCTGGAGAGCCCAGCAGGGAGGTGGGCAACATCTACCGCTGGGTGAAGCATGAGCCACTGTCATACACAGCTGAAGATGAAGAAGATgacgaggatgaggaggaaggggGTCGAAACGGAGACCAAGACCACCAGCATCACAACCACCATCATAAGGCAGGGGAGGAAAGCGATGATCGCTACCGTAGGGTGGGCTGTGACGGGGAGGATGAGAAGAGTGGGTCAGGCAGTGAGGAGACAGGCAGTAGTGAGGGTCGACCATCACCCACAGGGGCCATGGGAAGGTTCCACCTACCCTACGAGCCTGAGAGCTTTGGGGACAACCTGTACGTGTGCATCCCCTGTGACAAGGGCTTCCCCAGCTCTGAGCAGCTCAACGCCCATGTGGAGACCCACACAGAGGAGGAGCTGTACTCTGGAGGGGAGATGGGTAGCAGCAACAGCAACCCCAaaaacaacagcagcaacagcaacGGTAATGGCAGCCTGGGCAGCCTGTCCTACCTGGAGGGGAAGTCCAGCCAGAGCCTGACTCCTGGGGTCCTGGGGGAGATCATCAGACCCTATCGCTGTAACTCCTGTGAGAAGTCCTACAAGGACCCGGCCACGCTGCGCCAGCATGAGAAGACCCACTGGCTCACAAGGCCCTACCCCTGCAGCATCTGTGGCAAAAAGTTCACCCAGCGCGGCACCATGACCCGCCACATGCGCAGCCACCTGGGACTCAAGCCCTTTGCATGCGACCACTGTGGCATGCGCTTCACCCGCCAGTACCGCCTCACAGAGCACATGCGCATCCACTCCGGGGAGAAGCCCTACGAGTGTCAGGTGTGCGGGGGCAAGTTCGCCCAGCAGCGCAACCTCATCAGCCACATGAAGATGCACAGCAGTGGGGGGGCCGGAGGAGCTCTGACGGCCGATGGAAAGCTAAAGCTAGACTTTGCGGAAGGTATCTACCCCCTGAGTAAATACGCAGCAGAGCACCTGGGGCTGAAGCAGGAGAAGGCCTCAGAGCTACTGGCAGAGCATGCAATTGAGAGCCTGTTCCCGCTGTCCAAACTGGCAGCAGAACACCTGCGCCTCAACCACCATGACAAGATGGATGTCCTGGGGATCCAGGCCCTGCCCCCTCCCCCAGGGTCCCTCTCTGACTCCCACTCCCGTATCATTGACCGCTACTCCCCCAGCTAA
- the LOC139385535 gene encoding hypermethylated in cancer 1 protein-like isoform X3 yields MLHAMEVPSHARHLLLQLNTQRTKGFLCDVIIVVQNALFRAHKNILAASSLYLKSLVVHDNLINLDHEMVSPGVFRVILDYIYTGRLTEGDPSSPTEPNLGAVLAAASYLQLLDLVALCKKKLRRNEKYPLRPTPAFLRYGKMGPNSLGLGGGGRYRVSTPVIQSCYPGGVGNTHTPRAPPLEELSMHPHATHAGELYAPISSQGPQVFPSTPSALPAQPSLRPAHSDRNCSPIYGLDLSKKSPNSQSQNTPSHPHLAHALPHNDEDREGGLSSRTSPMLGANGGAYPTEKMETADQAGSLPLHSYPHLNQPLGPHLPHLHRSSSQGPDHYPCPPSPDTPTEAGEPSREVGNIYRWVKHEPLSYTAEDEEDDEDEEEGGRNGDQDHQHHNHHHKAGEESDDRYRRVGCDGEDEKSGSGSEETGSSEGRPSPTGAMGRFHLPYEPESFGDNLYVCIPCDKGFPSSEQLNAHVETHTEEELYSGGEMGSSNSNPKNNSSNSNGNGSLGSLSYLEGKSSQSLTPGVLGEIIRPYRCNSCEKSYKDPATLRQHEKTHWLTRPYPCSICGKKFTQRGTMTRHMRSHLGLKPFACDHCGMRFTRQYRLTEHMRIHSGEKPYECQVCGGKFAQQRNLISHMKMHSSGGAGGALTADGKLKLDFAEGIYPLSKYAAEHLGLKQEKASELLAEHAIESLFPLSKLAAEHLRLNHHDKMDVLGIQALPPPPGSLSDSHSRIIDRYSPS; encoded by the coding sequence ATGCTCCATGCCATGGAAGTCCCAAGTCATGCTAGGCACCTCCTCCTGCAACTCAACACCCAGCGCACCAAGGGCTTCCTGTGTGATGTCATCATCGTGGTGCAGAATGCATTGTTCCGAGCCCACAAGAACATTCTGGCCGCCAGCAGCCTCTACCTGAAGTCCCTGGTCGTCCATGACAACCTCATCAACCTAGACCATGAGATGGTGAGTCCTGGGGTGTTCCGGGTCATTCTAGACTACATCTACACGGGCCGCCTGACCGAAGGAGACCCCAGCTCCCCAACAGAGCCCAACCTGGGGGCCGTGCTGGCTGCAGCTAGCTATCTGCAGCTACTGGACTTAGTGGCGTTGTGTAAGAAGAAGCTGAGGAGAAATGAGAAGTACCCTCTCCGCCCCACTCCTGCCTTTTTGCGCTATGGGAAGATGGGCCCCAATAGTTTGGGTTTAGGGGGAGGGGGCAGGTATCGGGTGTCCACCCCTGTTATTCAGTCCTGCTACCCAGGTGGAGTTGGGAACACCCACACGCCCCGAGCCCCACCACTAGAGGAGCTGTCGATGCACCCCCATGCCACCCATGCAGGGGAGTTGTATGCCCCCATCTCTTCACAGGGCCCTCAGGTGTTCCCCTCCACACCCTCAGCCCTGCCTGCCCAGCCCAGCCTGCGCCCAGCTCACTCTGACAGGAACTGCTCCCCCATCTATGGCCTGGACCTCTCCAAGAAGAGTCCCAACTCCCAGTCCCAGAACACGCCCTCCCACCCCCACCTGGCTCATGCCCTGCCCCACAACGATGAGGATCGGGAGGgggggctgagcagccgcactAGCCCCATGCTGGGGGCCAACGGCGGGGCCTACCCCACAGAAAAGATGGAAACGGCTGATCAGGCTGGGTCTCTCCCTCTTCACTCCTACCCCCACCTCAACCAGCCCCTTGGGCCCCACCTGCCCCACCTCCACCGCTCCAGCTCCCAAGGTCCAGACCACTACCCCTGCCCCCCCAGCCCTGACACCCCCACAGAGGCTGGAGAGCCCAGCAGGGAGGTGGGCAACATCTACCGCTGGGTGAAGCATGAGCCACTGTCATACACAGCTGAAGATGAAGAAGATgacgaggatgaggaggaaggggGTCGAAACGGAGACCAAGACCACCAGCATCACAACCACCATCATAAGGCAGGGGAGGAAAGCGATGATCGCTACCGTAGGGTGGGCTGTGACGGGGAGGATGAGAAGAGTGGGTCAGGCAGTGAGGAGACAGGCAGTAGTGAGGGTCGACCATCACCCACAGGGGCCATGGGAAGGTTCCACCTACCCTACGAGCCTGAGAGCTTTGGGGACAACCTGTACGTGTGCATCCCCTGTGACAAGGGCTTCCCCAGCTCTGAGCAGCTCAACGCCCATGTGGAGACCCACACAGAGGAGGAGCTGTACTCTGGAGGGGAGATGGGTAGCAGCAACAGCAACCCCAaaaacaacagcagcaacagcaacGGTAATGGCAGCCTGGGCAGCCTGTCCTACCTGGAGGGGAAGTCCAGCCAGAGCCTGACTCCTGGGGTCCTGGGGGAGATCATCAGACCCTATCGCTGTAACTCCTGTGAGAAGTCCTACAAGGACCCGGCCACGCTGCGCCAGCATGAGAAGACCCACTGGCTCACAAGGCCCTACCCCTGCAGCATCTGTGGCAAAAAGTTCACCCAGCGCGGCACCATGACCCGCCACATGCGCAGCCACCTGGGACTCAAGCCCTTTGCATGCGACCACTGTGGCATGCGCTTCACCCGCCAGTACCGCCTCACAGAGCACATGCGCATCCACTCCGGGGAGAAGCCCTACGAGTGTCAGGTGTGCGGGGGCAAGTTCGCCCAGCAGCGCAACCTCATCAGCCACATGAAGATGCACAGCAGTGGGGGGGCCGGAGGAGCTCTGACGGCCGATGGAAAGCTAAAGCTAGACTTTGCGGAAGGTATCTACCCCCTGAGTAAATACGCAGCAGAGCACCTGGGGCTGAAGCAGGAGAAGGCCTCAGAGCTACTGGCAGAGCATGCAATTGAGAGCCTGTTCCCGCTGTCCAAACTGGCAGCAGAACACCTGCGCCTCAACCACCATGACAAGATGGATGTCCTGGGGATCCAGGCCCTGCCCCCTCCCCCAGGGTCCCTCTCTGACTCCCACTCCCGTATCATTGACCGCTACTCCCCCAGCTAA
- the LOC139385535 gene encoding hypermethylated in cancer 1 protein-like isoform X1 yields MGESRGGELTNGHDTRHESEISAVLGGGLTTMLHAMEVPSHARHLLLQLNTQRTKGFLCDVIIVVQNALFRAHKNILAASSLYLKSLVVHDNLINLDHEMVSPGVFRVILDYIYTGRLTEGDPSSPTEPNLGAVLAAASYLQLLDLVALCKKKLRRNEKYPLRPTPAFLRYGKMGPNSLGLGGGGRYRVSTPVIQSCYPGGVGNTHTPRAPPLEELSMHPHATHAGELYAPISSQGPQVFPSTPSALPAQPSLRPAHSDRNCSPIYGLDLSKKSPNSQSQNTPSHPHLAHALPHNDEDREGGLSSRTSPMLGANGGAYPTEKMETADQAGSLPLHSYPHLNQPLGPHLPHLHRSSSQGPDHYPCPPSPDTPTEAGEPSREVGNIYRWVKHEPLSYTAEDEEDDEDEEEGGRNGDQDHQHHNHHHKAGEESDDRYRRVGCDGEDEKSGSGSEETGSSEGRPSPTGAMGRFHLPYEPESFGDNLYVCIPCDKGFPSSEQLNAHVETHTEEELYSGGEMGSSNSNPKNNSSNSNGNGSLGSLSYLEGKSSQSLTPGVLGEIIRPYRCNSCEKSYKDPATLRQHEKTHWLTRPYPCSICGKKFTQRGTMTRHMRSHLGLKPFACDHCGMRFTRQYRLTEHMRIHSGEKPYECQVCGGKFAQQRNLISHMKMHSSGGAGGALTADGKLKLDFAEGIYPLSKYAAEHLGLKQEKASELLAEHAIESLFPLSKLAAEHLRLNHHDKMDVLGIQALPPPPGSLSDSHSRIIDRYSPS; encoded by the exons ATGGGGGAATCCCGAGGAGGAGAACTCACAAACGGCCACGACACCAGACATGAGTCCGAG ATATCTGCTGTTTTAGGTGGCGGTCTGACGACGATGCTCCATGCCATGGAAGTCCCAAGTCATGCTAGGCACCTCCTCCTGCAACTCAACACCCAGCGCACCAAGGGCTTCCTGTGTGATGTCATCATCGTGGTGCAGAATGCATTGTTCCGAGCCCACAAGAACATTCTGGCCGCCAGCAGCCTCTACCTGAAGTCCCTGGTCGTCCATGACAACCTCATCAACCTAGACCATGAGATGGTGAGTCCTGGGGTGTTCCGGGTCATTCTAGACTACATCTACACGGGCCGCCTGACCGAAGGAGACCCCAGCTCCCCAACAGAGCCCAACCTGGGGGCCGTGCTGGCTGCAGCTAGCTATCTGCAGCTACTGGACTTAGTGGCGTTGTGTAAGAAGAAGCTGAGGAGAAATGAGAAGTACCCTCTCCGCCCCACTCCTGCCTTTTTGCGCTATGGGAAGATGGGCCCCAATAGTTTGGGTTTAGGGGGAGGGGGCAGGTATCGGGTGTCCACCCCTGTTATTCAGTCCTGCTACCCAGGTGGAGTTGGGAACACCCACACGCCCCGAGCCCCACCACTAGAGGAGCTGTCGATGCACCCCCATGCCACCCATGCAGGGGAGTTGTATGCCCCCATCTCTTCACAGGGCCCTCAGGTGTTCCCCTCCACACCCTCAGCCCTGCCTGCCCAGCCCAGCCTGCGCCCAGCTCACTCTGACAGGAACTGCTCCCCCATCTATGGCCTGGACCTCTCCAAGAAGAGTCCCAACTCCCAGTCCCAGAACACGCCCTCCCACCCCCACCTGGCTCATGCCCTGCCCCACAACGATGAGGATCGGGAGGgggggctgagcagccgcactAGCCCCATGCTGGGGGCCAACGGCGGGGCCTACCCCACAGAAAAGATGGAAACGGCTGATCAGGCTGGGTCTCTCCCTCTTCACTCCTACCCCCACCTCAACCAGCCCCTTGGGCCCCACCTGCCCCACCTCCACCGCTCCAGCTCCCAAGGTCCAGACCACTACCCCTGCCCCCCCAGCCCTGACACCCCCACAGAGGCTGGAGAGCCCAGCAGGGAGGTGGGCAACATCTACCGCTGGGTGAAGCATGAGCCACTGTCATACACAGCTGAAGATGAAGAAGATgacgaggatgaggaggaaggggGTCGAAACGGAGACCAAGACCACCAGCATCACAACCACCATCATAAGGCAGGGGAGGAAAGCGATGATCGCTACCGTAGGGTGGGCTGTGACGGGGAGGATGAGAAGAGTGGGTCAGGCAGTGAGGAGACAGGCAGTAGTGAGGGTCGACCATCACCCACAGGGGCCATGGGAAGGTTCCACCTACCCTACGAGCCTGAGAGCTTTGGGGACAACCTGTACGTGTGCATCCCCTGTGACAAGGGCTTCCCCAGCTCTGAGCAGCTCAACGCCCATGTGGAGACCCACACAGAGGAGGAGCTGTACTCTGGAGGGGAGATGGGTAGCAGCAACAGCAACCCCAaaaacaacagcagcaacagcaacGGTAATGGCAGCCTGGGCAGCCTGTCCTACCTGGAGGGGAAGTCCAGCCAGAGCCTGACTCCTGGGGTCCTGGGGGAGATCATCAGACCCTATCGCTGTAACTCCTGTGAGAAGTCCTACAAGGACCCGGCCACGCTGCGCCAGCATGAGAAGACCCACTGGCTCACAAGGCCCTACCCCTGCAGCATCTGTGGCAAAAAGTTCACCCAGCGCGGCACCATGACCCGCCACATGCGCAGCCACCTGGGACTCAAGCCCTTTGCATGCGACCACTGTGGCATGCGCTTCACCCGCCAGTACCGCCTCACAGAGCACATGCGCATCCACTCCGGGGAGAAGCCCTACGAGTGTCAGGTGTGCGGGGGCAAGTTCGCCCAGCAGCGCAACCTCATCAGCCACATGAAGATGCACAGCAGTGGGGGGGCCGGAGGAGCTCTGACGGCCGATGGAAAGCTAAAGCTAGACTTTGCGGAAGGTATCTACCCCCTGAGTAAATACGCAGCAGAGCACCTGGGGCTGAAGCAGGAGAAGGCCTCAGAGCTACTGGCAGAGCATGCAATTGAGAGCCTGTTCCCGCTGTCCAAACTGGCAGCAGAACACCTGCGCCTCAACCACCATGACAAGATGGATGTCCTGGGGATCCAGGCCCTGCCCCCTCCCCCAGGGTCCCTCTCTGACTCCCACTCCCGTATCATTGACCGCTACTCCCCCAGCTAA